Within the Candidatus Babeliaceae bacterium genome, the region CTGGCAACTCTTGCAACTTCTAAAGCAGCGGCATTTGATTCCGCTTCACTTTTTGTTTTTGCCTTCATTCTTGCCAAAATCTCAGAGTTATTATTCATCGCAGATGTATTTAAAACAACTACAACGGCCAATAATAACAATTTTATGTTTAAGTATTTCATGGATGCCTATAAAAAAAATAAATAATCAAATGCCGTCAGAATAAGATTGAAACCATCTTGTGGAAAATAAGCCCTTTTTACCCGTTGCATCTATTGCTTGGCGTATATACGCACAAATATGCTTAGGATTGTCTGGGTTTTTCTTATTATCAGAAAACCGTTTTAGTAATGCAGTTGCGACAATATATTCAATATCTCTATTAGAAAAGCCACGAGATTTAGTTTCAGACAAGGATTCATCAGTCTCAAAACGATTTCTTACCTTGGTCACATAAGCTAACCTATGGGCCAATTTTTCATCAATTTCTACGCCATTATCTGCGAAAACTTTTTTAAATAATTGAGCTCGTTGCGCAACAGTCAAATCTTTAATTTCGCAAACAGACCCAGCAAATCTGTCTTTTATAGCTGGGTCAAGAGCCTTCATATCATTTGTTGCTGCTATTACAAAGATATTTTTGTTATCTTGTAAATCTTGCAATTCTGTTAATAACGTTATTAAAACAGCTCTATGCTCATTGTGCATATTGTCAGTTCTTTTAATAGCAATGGCATCAATTTCATCTATAAAAATAAGAACGGGTCTATCAAGTTTTTTTGCAGCTTCAAATGCCCTACGAATTCTTCGTGAAGACTCGCCAATATATTTATCCGCAAAAAAAGACGCCGAAAATGAAAGATATGGCAATTGCAATGCATGCGCCAATATCTTAAACAGATGCGATTTCCCCGTACCTGGCTTTCCATGCAATAATAGTCGATTATAAATCTTAATATTATTCTGCAAGCACTCATCATGGTTACTAAAATAAAAGATAAGATCTTCTACTTGTTTAGGAATATCACCAATATACCGCTTAGAGATTCTTTCTTGTATAGGCAATTCCCTATCTTCATCAGAAAGCGCACCTGGTTCTTTGGGAACAAAAAATTGAGCATCTTTATTATCAGTGTCATTTTCTATTGATTCGCCAGATGCAAGAAGAATGGCATCAACCAACTTACGCTTTTCTTCGAGTATACGTGCATCACGTATACTCGTTTCATAAGCGCTTAAAATCTCAAATATTTTATCATCTGGAATTTTTGATAAAATATGATCTAGTCGATCAAGTTGCTTATCAATGTTATTACTTTTTTCTTCAGCATAAATGGACAAAACCATCAGAGATATTAAAAAGCTATTAATAAATTTACACATGATGGTACATTTCATTTTATAAAAAATAATTTTATCTAAATACCTTCACAATATTTTGTATTTTGCTTATCGGCAAAATTACCTGGTTTTCCAGATTCATCTATTGTTTTTCTTACATAAGCACAAAGATGCTGATTGCATTTATTATTTTGCTTACAATCTATATGTTTCTTGAATAATGAAGTAGTAACAATGTGTTCAATCTCACGGTTCGAAAATACATAGAGATAACTATAACTATTTTTCGTTCGCTTGTTTGCATTCGCAGCACCCGTAAAATCAATGATTCCATTTTTCACCTCTGGTTGAGGATCAACTATAGCGCCTTCATCTAATTTTATTTTTGTGCCTGTTACGTCTGCTAATCGATGTGCAAATTGATCATCAATAATTGCCCCATGATCTTTAAAGGCTTTTTTAATTAATTTTTCTCTATAGGCAATTGTAAGTGGCTTCATCTCAATTATAGAACCAGGAAATCTACTGGTAACTGCAGAATCAAGTGCTTTAATATCGTTAGTGGCAGCAAAAATAAATATATTTTTATTTTTTTGAAGCTTTTGTAATTCAGTCATTAATGTTATTAATGTTGCTCTTTGCTCATCATGAGTACTATCTTTTCTTTTAGTAGCAATACCATCTACTTCATCAATAAAAATGAATACTGGCTTATTAAGTTTCTGAGCGGTGTCAAAAGCTTTTCGAATTTTACGAGAAGATTCACCTATATATTTATCTCTAAAAATTGGTGCATTAAATAAAAATGATGTTACTTGTAATTCGCGCGCAAGCACTTCAACGAGGTACGATTTGCCAACCCCCGGCGCTCCATACATTAATAATCTGTTGTCGATACTTATATTGTTTTTAACACAATCATCATGATTACTAAAATAATCAATAACATCATTAACTTGAGGTGGAATATCCCCCATAAATTTATTAGAGATTCTTTCTTTAGCCGTTAATTTTTTCTCGTCTTCAGTAAGCGGCTCTGGCTCTATTGGTTCAAAAAGATGACCTTCTTTATCATTGCTATCTTTTGATGGAACTTGAGTACCATTATCTGGTGATGGATCTTCAGTGCCCACAAGAATTTCAATTATTCTTCGCTTTTCCGCAAGCATACGTTCTTCATGCTTATACCGATCATAAGCACCAACTATTTCTGCCAACTGCTGTGGGGTAACCGAATTTAACACCCTCTCTGCCACTTCAGCGCGTTTTTTAAAAATATCATCTTTTTTATCTTCAGCAAAAATAGAATTGCTTTTTTGCAAAGCATAACCAACGCTTACACCTGCTGAGCCGCCAATCAGAAAAGTTGACTTCATCGACTTCTTGGAAAATCTTCCGAACATGGCGTTAGAATTTAGAGGTAGTAATAACAGACTTAATGCATACCAATAATTATTAATTTTAAACATAGTTTACCCTTCGCGCTTTTTGCGCATAGTAATATTTATACGATTTTTATAAGATTGCTTTTTTGGTTGTTATGTAACTTGAATCTCAGATAGAGATATGGTGAATAAGAAAGAAATAATATTAAGAATATTTCATGTGATGTACTTTCATAGTTGCAATTTTGCACCGATTTTTTTTAATAACAATACCCTCATTTTTAAAAAAATCAAATAATTAGATATCTTTTTTTACAACAAGTTCTGATTGAAACATTAATCAATATTTCTGGATAATGCGTATTAATCGATTAAATCAACATATTGTTTGCACAAATTTTATGAAGACTTATAATAGTGAGCGTGTGTATTCATTATCACACAACATTCATAACATAGTTGTTATGGACTGATTTTTTTCCCCCATGAATTAATTTTCGTGGGGGTTATTTTATAAAATACATCAACATGATAAGCGTACTTTAAAAAAAGACATACAATATACGCTTAACAGTCATTGCAGATTGCATGATGAAAAGAGTGCGAACCAGAATCCCATATGAAGCAATATTGGAACGATTAAAAACTCGTATGAGGTTGAAATGGAGAAAAGAATTGGATGCATAGATAAAGTATCAATATGCATCCAATGTTATTTTAATTAGTTATGGATTGAAGATGCTCATCTATGGCACTATAATCACATTCTATTATTTCTTCCTTGGTAAAAAAGTCTTCGGAAGGATGATGACCCATTTCTGGAATAAGGGTATCACGTAATACAAAATATTCTCTTATGTGTTCATCTGAATACATTGCATTTTTATGTTTTAATTTTAAATATTTAGCTTTTTTTATAAATTCATTACGTGTTGTAGCTGATAGAGAAGGATCATTAGAAAGTTTTTCTACTTTATAATCGAATAAATCCTCTTCGTCCTTCATTCTGTCAAAAGATGCTCCGGGATTATTTACATCTGGTATAAAATGCGGCGTAAGTATAATAGATGAACCATTCATACTTATTTTAAAAATCGTGTGCCTTTCTTTAATGTTAAGTAATTCTAAAATCGACTTATCAAAAACAAGAGCGTGACTATCACCGTGTTTAACAAGTTTTTTTAACATACTGTCTCCTTCAAAAATTATTATTTATTCATTAACGACAGAAAGTTTACTGCAGCTACGCTATAAAAATCAAGCCCAATTTCAGATAATCTTGGAATAAAATTATAATTATTTAATATGGCTAAAGTGTTGATTTACTGATAATTGTATATTAGAAGCAGAGAGAATTGTTTGAATATTTTGCAAGCTGAAGCTAAACTCTAATTGACGGTTCCTGAACGTATCTACGAGGGGACGCCAGTCTTCGTTGCTTAGTAACTTCGTTAGACTGGCGCCAGCAAAAGAAAAGAAAATATGATTTTGCACGTTATCACTTTGCTCATTTTTTCCATAACAATACTCCCTACAGAATCTGTGGCCATGCAAGAGGCCTATCCCATTGAGGCGAAAATACGATTCTGTCCCATGTTTGGCCGCCAGATCTCTTTTTTTAAAGAAGATAATAATAAAAATTTGGCACAGTTAACGTTTAAATTTTATGATGGGGGCACGGGTGGTTCAATAGAATACAATGGCCCTCTTGATATCAAGAATGCTCAACATACTTTTAAAGACGATTATACAACAATCAAGGTCTCTCAGATTAAAAATGTTAAAGAGTATGATTCATACGCTTCAGCGTTTTTTGTACGCGGCATGGCATTCTTCTTTCCGCGGATCCCTACCTATCTGAAACAAGAAATAATTTATCAGGATAATGGATCCATCACCAAAAAAGTTTCTTTTCAACATAGAGGCGTACAGCTCACTCAGGCTATGATAGCTGCAGGCGGCTTATACCTTGCTTATTCTTGTTTCATAAAAAATTAAGATTTTTGGAGTGACATCATGACTATTCTAATACTGCTCTTACTATTCTGCACATTCTTAATAACCACACTTCTCGGCGAGTTTTTTTTAACTAAAGAAAAGAACAAGAACGAACACATACAAAAATTATACAGCGATGCTCAAGAAAAATGCGTGATTAAGCTTGTTTCGGTAGGTCCAGACAAAATTAAGATTATTAAAGCTTTAAGAGAATGCACTGATTGGGACATAACAATAACCAAAAATAAAGTTGAAGCACCACTGCCTGCCGTTCTTATAGTTGATATGCCGATAGCGCTAGCAGAAGAATTAAGAACCAAGCTAGAAAAACTAGCTACTATTATTGAGATTCATAAGTATTAAATTTTTTAGTCTTTTATAAAATCCCTCTCTCTTCTCTTGAAAAATTACTATTAAGATTAATATATAAATAATGCGAGAGGAAAAGCAAGAGTATTTCGTATATAATATTGCATTTAAAACAATGATGCGATATATTTGTTATTATTTATTTTTTTAATTCACAATATATTTATGGGTATGTACATGAGAAAATTAATAGTTTTTATTTTTTTAGCTTTTATGAGTATGGCTTCTAATGCGACAACCGTAGCAGAAAACACTGGATTTTATGGTGTTTATATTAAAAGCATGCCTTTTTGGACATTTTGGAATTATAACAAAGCACTGTTAATCATAGCCGAAAGTGCTCAAGTAAGTACTGGAGCTGCAGGTTATATGATAAATGAGCGCATGCCAATTTTGTGGACATGGGATTATGAAAAAGCCCAACAATTAAAGAATGAATTATTACAGTTTAATTGTGATTCAGAAATTAGAGAAATAACGTTTGCTTGTACAGATAAAGGAATAGAAGCTCAATTGGAATTGGCAAAATTTGCTAATAAATTTAATGACATTGCAGATTCAACTACGAGCCTATCTGATGCACGACAAGCAATGATTGAGTTGCTAGAAAAAGAAATAAAAGATTCAAAAGATTAAACTAAACGCATATGGATCAATTTCAATCATCAGACGTAAACCACATTATGCTCGCCCTTATGGAGCTTCATAAAGAATTTGGTGTTGTTGTCAGCAAAGACCGCAAGGGGCATAAAGGCACCTACGCGTCACTCCCATGCATTCTGGAGTCAATTCATAAAATGTGCTCCAAGCACGGTCTTATTTTAACGCAAGCATCACGCATTATTGATGGAAAAATTGCGCTGGAAAGTATCTTAAGGCATCCAAAAAGCGGCCAATGGATCTCATGCCAGTCACTTCTTACCCCAAACACTGAAGTGCAAAGTTGCGATCAGGCATGGGGAGGCTCAAGCACCTATCATCGACGCTATGATGCCATGATGCTTTTGGGTATATTCTCAGAAGATGATCCTACCGATCATGACGGAAATATCGAAAATAACAAAGACCAGAAAAATAGCTCTCTTATAAATGAAAAACAGTATGCATTATTACTGGCAAAAATACAGGGAAATAAAGAACTGGAAAGAAAAATTCTCGCTACGCTCAAGCTCAACAAACTCTCCGACATCCCTTGGAAAGAATTTAATAAAGTTTTGCAATACGTAGAAAACGCCAAAACAATTTAATTTTAAGAAAAATTATTCTAAAAAAATCTGTTTACATCTGTGATCCATGTGATACCCTTGCTTTTCTTAGCAAATATACAAACATCGGGGAATCTGCATGAACAGACTATACATCATTCTTATGCTGCTGCTTTCATCGAATGCATCGGCATTCTTTAACAATCGCGAAAAAGAATTACAACAACTTAAAGAGCAACTGCACGCAGTTGCAAAAAAAATAAGCGATATAAACGAACAAATTAGGCAAAAAGAAGAATTAATTTTTCAGCTTAAGGAGCGAGTAAAGCAAAGATCTCGAGTTTATTATGCAGAACTGAGAATGCAGTTGCGTGAAACAAATAATGATGAAAAGGTTATTGATCAAATAATTGCAGAAAATATAGCCAATAAGAGAAAAAATATTGAGCAGATACAATCTGGTAATTTTAAAAAAATGTTCGAAAAACATACAACAGAATTCTCAAAAGATATGTGTCCAATGTATATTTTGATGCCTAATTTTGCCGTTGAATGCATGTTATTATACTTGCTTTTTGATCAATTAGCACAACACATATTCGAGTTAGAAAAACTAGATGAAAAAATTGAAGAATTTAGTAAACCAAGTGGCGGTCAAAAATGAAACTATATTTTTTAACCTTCTTAATCATGTTTTCATGTTGCGCCAACGAAGAAAAAAAACCAGAAACAAATCAAAACAATTTCAAAACAAGTAAGAGCCTTATAGGCTTTGGTCTATTTACATTAGCCTCATTCGCTTTAGCAAGTCATCCAGTAGCAGCTATCGGCGCGGCAACAACGGTAATAGATTTAGCAAAACTTTATTATAATACGCATACCGGAACACAAATATTACAGCATGCTGCTTGCGCAAGTACTCTTACTGCAAATGCTGTGGCTTTAAAAAATATGCATGATCAACAAAAAATAAATACTGTACAACTCGCAGAAGAACAAGATAAAAAAGACTTTCAACGCTACCAAATAGATCGTCAGAAGAAAACGATAGAACATCAAGAAAATCTACAAGCATGTTTGATCAAAAATAGAGATAAACCCAAAGGTGACTTAGGGTTCCCCGATTGCTGCAAAGATCACGTGCAATTTTACGGAAGTATTGCAGGGCTCCATGCATTGAATAAGATGCAAAAAGATTTTGAAAAATTAATTAAAAAACCTTAAAGTATATCGTGATGTTGTAAAAAATTAATATAATTAATAAACAAAGAGAGAACTAATGAAAAAATTATTGTATTTTGCATGCTTAATGCCTTATTTTGCATGTGCTATGTCTCTTAAAGATGCTTGTTTGCGGGATGATGTTCTTAGAGTACAAGCTCTATTAAAAAGCGATAAAAATATATTACATAGCAAAAACGATAAAGATGGTTTTTCACCCATTCATTATGCCGCGGGCGAGTGCTCCTTAAAAGTTTTACGACTATTGCTTGATATACAACCTGATGTAATAAATGAACCCGATATTCGCGGCAACATCCCCTTTATACATCTCTTTTTGGGAATATTTAGTTGGAGGGAACGCGTTGCAAATCAAAAAAAATTAGATCACTATATGAAATTTGCTGTAGAAATGCGCATTGTGCAAAAACTAGGGCCAACTGTTAAAGAACAAGAACAGATAAACATGCAACAATTTGAAAACTATAAAAAAGCAATAGATTTATTTATCTCAAAAAAAGCAAATTTAACTATAGCCAACAGTTATGGGAAAAAGTGGATCGATATCCCGGGCTTAGATCCAGAATTATCAGCCTATGCTCACCGACAAATACAATTATTAGAAAGTGCACATGATAAAATTTCTTTGCAATAAACTCGGCCGAGATAAAGGACTAGAAAGCTTTAAAGCGGAAGGCATTACACCAAAATATAAACTACTCAGCGGAAATGAATTGCGTGAAGCCTTAAAGCATAAGCTCATCGAAGAATCTTATGAAATACGCGATGCTGATGACTGCCAAGAAGTTATTGCCGAATTAGCAGACGTGCTAGAAGTAGTTGATGGGCTGTGCAAAGCATATGGCATTTCGGCCAAAGACATTGAAAAAGTAAAAGAAAAAAAGTATCAAGAGCGCGGGGGCTTTGCAACAGGACTCTATATTGAAACGCTAGAAATGGAAAACGACAATCCTAAAGTACAACACTTTCGCGCATCCCCCGATAAATACCCAGAAGTCTAAGGCTAGAGTTTTTGACAAAGCGTTTAAATGAAAAAGGTTTTAATCATTTTGCTCAAACAACTGATATTGTAAAAAAACTAGCCGATCAAGAATTTGAAGCTATTGGCATTGCTATGATAATCGCGACATCATTACTTGATTACAAGCAAGTAACAAATTATCTGATTTCATGGCGTATATGACGATCTCCAAAGGACGTCCATGTTGCATGATCTTTATCTGGATTAAGCACAACTTCAAAATCAGGAACGAATTTTTCATAGCGCATTATCCCTCTTGATTCAGAATAAGATGAAACTATAGGTTCTACTTTCGCTGCTTTACCCAGAGCTGAAATATGGCTGAGATAGCCATCTCGAGGCTTCATAATCCATTTTCCGTCACTGCCCCGCGCCCATTCGCCTGGAACTACTACAACCAAATACTTGCTCAAAAAACAATCAACATTACTATCAAATAACATTGCCGCTTTTTTGAGCCCTAATACTTGATTCATGCTATCGATTGGAGGATAGTGGCTCATCATAACATCCCACATTCCAGATTTACGTTTCGCGATCAGAGCCAATGCTGTACAACCACACAAACCAAAGGTAAAAATCGATTTTATCTCTTTTTCTCTCGGCATTAAACCAATTTGTTTTTGATCCCACATATGAACTATTGTTCCTGGGTATGTCAATGGCCCATCTTGGCGCGTTTGCTTAATTTCCATTGGCTCAATGCTACGAAATTTCGCTGGGCGATAAGGTACTATTGCTAATGATATTTCTGGAGTATAACCCAGTTTTCCTGCGGGAGACTTAATATGCCATTCTTTGCCTATTTTCACACATGTATCTGTTTCCTTTAAATCAGTATCAAAGCATATTTGAGGAAGCATTTTCATCTGATTCTTTTTAGCAATAGACATTATTTCTGCATTTTTTACGTCTACAGCAGAATAGCCTTTTGTTTTTTCATGAAACTTTGCCGCCTTATCTATTTTTTGCATTATAGATGGGAGTTTTTTATCCATGCAGTACGTCAAACAAAAGCCTGTCAAAATCGCACATAATAGTAATTTTTTCACAATTTCCCCAAAATTTTATAAAAAAGTAAATATCGCCAGATTAAATAAAGATTAATATAAAATTGCTTAATGGTCAAAAATCACAAAGCTAGATCTAGCGCGATATTTACTATAAAATATATTGTTTTTATAAATATTTCTATTATAATTATTATTGCATTGTTTGCATTATTTATATTATACTTTTAATTATAGATTAATAAATAATTATAAAAACAATATATAAAGGCAGTAGATCATGAAAATAAGTATATTAAGCAAGATTATTCTCATAGTTTCTCTGGCAAGTGCTCATGTAAGCCATTCTATGAATATGACTCAGTCCATCAGCAGGCTGAGTGATCCACTTATAGAAAGCGCCGTAAGCTTTGCCACTACAGGGGCACAAAATTTAACCAATCTAGCCCTTACCAATAGCCCTGCTGCGGTTAATTTTGGTATTTACCAGATTATTAATAAATTTAATAAACCAGCTATCATAATTTTTGGAACCGAAGCGGCAGTATTATTAACCCTCAGTTGCAGCCAAGGTGACCCATTAGCTTGCTTATCGTCTTTAATGACGCTAGATACTTTACATGCGGCAACTCAGATTGCAGTAGAAAATGTAGGGACCGGTGCTACCTATGCATTAGGGGAAGAATTTGCTCGAAAAATAATTACGTTAGGCCATGGCACAGCATCACGACATCTTGTACACACAAGCCTCAGCACACTTGCTGGCGCAGGTATGGGTTTTTATGCCTGGAGCATGGACCCATCACTCGGTCAATCAATGCTCTTATCAGCATGTTCTGCCATCGTTCTTACATCACTTACTGCAGCAAGCACGCAACCCGCCCTTAAAAATATACAAGATAAACTTATGGGCTCACTGAACAAAGTGTCGACAGGCCTAGGAAAGGTTATTGGCGTAGCAACTATTGCCGCTGGCACGGCAGCCCTTGCATATCAACAAAATTCTTCACAAGAAATATTAAATGCTGTTATTAACGCAACTAATCATGTAGTTAGCCCAGGAGCTTTGGCCTCCGCTCAAGGCATGATCCGTTCAAATTACAGCTGGATTACAGGCTATCGCTGGACCCAAAACATGTTCAAAAAATGGTCGTATTAAATTTGTAGATTTCCCTAGGAGATTTCAATTAATTTGGGATTATGATGTAAAATCATAACCTAGGGAACCCTATGAACATTACCAAAATAAGCTATTTTGCAGTTATAATAGTATCTTTTATCCATACGCAGGTTGCGACTTCGCAGAAAGTTTTAATCGTTACTCATGTTTTTAATCGTCCTGATTTTATAAAACTTCATAAAAAAACCTTTGATGCTTTTTTGGAAGATGATTATGAATATGTTGTCTTTAATGATGCTTCTAATAAAGCCATGGAAAAACTCATAGAAAAAACATGCAATAAGCTTGGGGTAAAATGCATACGAGTACCACAAAAAATACATAATACTGATCGCAATCCCAGCGTTCTATACGCAGATAGCCTTCAATATGCTTTAGATAAGCTCATTAAAAATTATCACGGCATCGTTGCCATGGTAGAGGCCGACATGTTTTTAATACGCCCCTTAAGTATTACTCATTATCTACAAGAATACGATCTCATAGGATGCCATCAATCGCGTGATGGAAACAGTGGTCAAATAACCTATATTTTGCCGGCACTAGTATTTTTGAACATGAAGACAGCACCCAATAAACACCTGATAGACTTTAGATGTGGCCAGATTGATGGAACTCAAACTGATACGGGCGGCAATATGCATCATTATTTCAAAAATAGCCCTACCCTGAGGTACAAGCTTTTTGATGCCATATCTGAATCACGCGTCCCGCGAGATTATAGGGCATTACAGTCACTCGGATTTAATGATCTGTGCGCCGATTTTTTTCTTAATTTGCTGCCAAAAGGCAAATATATGTTTGAATTTCACGCGGACAATCACTTTTTACATTATATGTCCGGCACAAATTGGCGTGGCGACAAAAAGACATATCTACGAGAAAAAAACACTATTTTGCATGATTTTATTAAAAAATCTATAAAGTACTACAGAAAATAAAAAATAAAATAATCTATTTTTTACTAAAATACCCCTTATTTGCACCAAATACTATTAGAAAAATAGAAATTATGGCAAACTTATAGATATATAGCACCGTTACTAGGAAAAATAAAAAATGGCTCATTATAAATCAAATAGACCAAATAGTACCAATAGAAGATATGGCGGCGGCAGCGGCAGAAGCCAGTCGGCCAGAGCAGTCAAAAAATTCGATCCCTCTCTTTTTATAAAAAAAGTAGAAGAAAAAGTAATCTCTGAAACATATGTACCAAAAAACACTTTTTCAGATTTTGCCATAGAGCCGCGACTTAAAGAAAATATTATTAATAAAGGTTATACCCTACCCACTCCTATACAAGATCAGGCAATACCCTTTCTCTTAGAAGGCAGGGATATTATCGCTACAGCCAATACGGGCACGGGTAAAACTGCGGCATTTTTGATTCCCCTCATCAACAATGTGTTAACCGACAGGACAAGTCGCGTATTAATTATTGCCCCTACCAGAGAGTTGGCCGGGCAAATTGAAAGCGAATTTAAGGCATTTAGCAATAAAATGGGTCTCACTTCAGTATTATGTATTGGCGGAACAAGTGTTTATAACCAAACTAAAGACTTTAGAAGAAATCCTGAATTTGTTATAGGTACGCCGGGCAGATTAATGGATTTGGAGCAAAATCAGGTTATAAATTTTGGCCAATACACATCGATTGTTTTAGATGAAGTTGATAGAATGCTCGATATGGGATTTATCAATGATATAAGATATATTATTGACCGCTTACCTCGCAAGCGTCATTCGTTATTTTTCTCTGCAACGATACCAGCAAATATCAATAATGTCATGGATACATTTTTACATAATCCTGTATCAATAAGTGTAAAAACTCGTCAATCAGCTGAAAACGTCAATCAAGATATTATAAAAATTGGTTCAAAAAACAAAATTGATGTATTGCATGATGTACTCATTGCACCAGGTTGCACAAAAAGCATCATATTTGTTAGAACCAAGCGAGCTGCAGATAGATTAGCAAAAGCATTAGCAGAGCGTGGATTTGATGTTGCCTCTATTCACGGTGACAAAACACAAGCTCAACGCAATAAAGCGCTCTCGTTATTTA harbors:
- a CDS encoding DEAD/DEAH box helicase, yielding MAHYKSNRPNSTNRRYGGGSGRSQSARAVKKFDPSLFIKKVEEKVISETYVPKNTFSDFAIEPRLKENIINKGYTLPTPIQDQAIPFLLEGRDIIATANTGTGKTAAFLIPLINNVLTDRTSRVLIIAPTRELAGQIESEFKAFSNKMGLTSVLCIGGTSVYNQTKDFRRNPEFVIGTPGRLMDLEQNQVINFGQYTSIVLDEVDRMLDMGFINDIRYIIDRLPRKRHSLFFSATIPANINNVMDTFLHNPVSISVKTRQSAENVNQDIIKIGSKNKIDVLHDVLIAPGCTKSIIFVRTKRAADRLAKALAERGFDVASIHGDKTQAQRNKALSLFKNNKVKILLATDVVARGIDIDDISHVINYDLPQTHEDYIHRIGRTGRAGKIGQAITFID
- a CDS encoding ERF family protein; this translates as MDQFQSSDVNHIMLALMELHKEFGVVVSKDRKGHKGTYASLPCILESIHKMCSKHGLILTQASRIIDGKIALESILRHPKSGQWISCQSLLTPNTEVQSCDQAWGGSSTYHRRYDAMMLLGIFSEDDPTDHDGNIENNKDQKNSSLINEKQYALLLAKIQGNKELERKILATLKLNKLSDIPWKEFNKVLQYVENAKTI
- a CDS encoding ATP-binding protein; its protein translation is MFKINNYWYALSLLLLPLNSNAMFGRFSKKSMKSTFLIGGSAGVSVGYALQKSNSIFAEDKKDDIFKKRAEVAERVLNSVTPQQLAEIVGAYDRYKHEERMLAEKRRIIEILVGTEDPSPDNGTQVPSKDSNDKEGHLFEPIEPEPLTEDEKKLTAKERISNKFMGDIPPQVNDVIDYFSNHDDCVKNNISIDNRLLMYGAPGVGKSYLVEVLARELQVTSFLFNAPIFRDKYIGESSRKIRKAFDTAQKLNKPVFIFIDEVDGIATKRKDSTHDEQRATLITLMTELQKLQKNKNIFIFAATNDIKALDSAVTSRFPGSIIEMKPLTIAYREKLIKKAFKDHGAIIDDQFAHRLADVTGTKIKLDEGAIVDPQPEVKNGIIDFTGAANANKRTKNSYSYLYVFSNREIEHIVTTSLFKKHIDCKQNNKCNQHLCAYVRKTIDESGKPGNFADKQNTKYCEGI
- a CDS encoding nucleoside triphosphate pyrophosphohydrolase — encoded protein: MIKFLCNKLGRDKGLESFKAEGITPKYKLLSGNELREALKHKLIEESYEIRDADDCQEVIAELADVLEVVDGLCKAYGISAKDIEKVKEKKYQERGGFATGLYIETLEMENDNPKVQHFRASPDKYPEV
- a CDS encoding ribosomal protein L7/L12; protein product: MTILILLLLFCTFLITTLLGEFFLTKEKNKNEHIQKLYSDAQEKCVIKLVSVGPDKIKIIKALRECTDWDITITKNKVEAPLPAVLIVDMPIALAEELRTKLEKLATIIEIHKY
- a CDS encoding ankyrin repeat domain-containing protein, translating into MKKLLYFACLMPYFACAMSLKDACLRDDVLRVQALLKSDKNILHSKNDKDGFSPIHYAAGECSLKVLRLLLDIQPDVINEPDIRGNIPFIHLFLGIFSWRERVANQKKLDHYMKFAVEMRIVQKLGPTVKEQEQINMQQFENYKKAIDLFISKKANLTIANSYGKKWIDIPGLDPELSAYAHRQIQLLESAHDKISLQ
- a CDS encoding ATP-binding protein, with the protein product MCKFINSFLISLMVLSIYAEEKSNNIDKQLDRLDHILSKIPDDKIFEILSAYETSIRDARILEEKRKLVDAILLASGESIENDTDNKDAQFFVPKEPGALSDEDRELPIQERISKRYIGDIPKQVEDLIFYFSNHDECLQNNIKIYNRLLLHGKPGTGKSHLFKILAHALQLPYLSFSASFFADKYIGESSRRIRRAFEAAKKLDRPVLIFIDEIDAIAIKRTDNMHNEHRAVLITLLTELQDLQDNKNIFVIAATNDMKALDPAIKDRFAGSVCEIKDLTVAQRAQLFKKVFADNGVEIDEKLAHRLAYVTKVRNRFETDESLSETKSRGFSNRDIEYIVATALLKRFSDNKKNPDNPKHICAYIRQAIDATGKKGLFSTRWFQSYSDGI